GGGCCAGTTCACCGAAGTTTCGAGGCCGCCGCGCATGATCCAGAATGATGGACTGGTAAAGCTCGTCGAGTTCCATTCAAGCGCCGAAATAATCGATGGCTGAACGCAAAGTATTCAGCAGCCGCTCAATTTCCCCGGTTGTGTTGTCGGCATGGTCCTCCCGGTAATAACCGCTGATTTTTGAATCGAAATCAGGCCAGCGAGCTTATGACGTGGCGTTTGATTCCCGGCCTCGGGAGCCGGCTTCTGCGCGGGGTATCCAGAGTGAAACGAGGAACCCGGATCCAGCCGGCCCGATCGAAGAACAGCGTGCGGCTCTGAGGTTTGACGAAGGCCCTCTGCAAGGGCGGCACGTCCGGCAGCCGGATGTAAAGGCTGCGGGCATTACGGGCAACCTGAACCTCGTGCAAGAGCGAGCCGGTGACTTCGTCCCGGAGAAACGCGGGGCCACGCAGACGGGGCACGGCCAGGCTCCAGCGCATCGATTCCAGCCCTTCGGTCTGCATCACCAGCAGCAAGTCCACCCGGTCGCCCGCCAGCGCTTCCATGGCGATCTCAATGGAGAGTTCGCCATTCTGGATCGACACGTTCCGGACCGGCGGCTGGAGGAGAAAATCGCTTAATTCATCGTAAAAGCATTCCTCAGGCTGCGCGTACGCGGTGAAACGCCGCCGGCTGGCGGCCACCTGGGATTCATGCGCCAGAATGGCTGCGAGTTTGGTATTAACCTCTTCGGCCGCCAGCCTCAACGTATGCGCCGGTTCGGGCAAGGGGGCTTGGGCCCGGTGAACGACGTAATTGAGCGTGGTGGGAGGCGGGTCCGGCAAACTCGCGCAGGCCAGGGACAAAAGTACGTGCAGGGCGCTATGATCAGGATGCACGTCCTCCGCGGCCGGTTGCAATACCAGGGTCGGCTTCCATTCCCGGATCTGCTCGCGCAAAAGGTCAAAGGCCGGCCGGATAGCGCGCATCAGGAGACTGGTGATTCCCTGATCGGGCAAATCCCAAAAAACCGCCTGGTCTTCGGACCCGCCCAGCACGCGCAGCGCCCTTAGCGCCTCTTTCTTGCGCCGTTCACCCCAGCGTTTACGATCAGCCAGACCGACCTGCCACCGGCGCTCAAACAAGCGTTGCGCCCAGGGGTTGTTATCCCCGCTGGTGGCATACACGATGCGGGTAGGCGCTCCTGCCTGAAAAGCGCGTTGTAAAAATCCGCCCGCCGCTAACG
The nucleotide sequence above comes from Verrucomicrobiota bacterium. Encoded proteins:
- a CDS encoding PIG-L family deacetylase, which gives rise to MFSAEDRILVFAPHPDDESLAAGGFLQRAFQAGAPTRIVYATSGDNNPWAQRLFERRWQVGLADRKRWGERRKKEALRALRVLGGSEDQAVFWDLPDQGITSLLMRAIRPAFDLLREQIREWKPTLVLQPAAEDVHPDHSALHVLLSLACASLPDPPPTTLNYVVHRAQAPLPEPAHTLRLAAEEVNTKLAAILAHESQVAASRRRFTAYAQPEECFYDELSDFLLQPPVRNVSIQNGELSIEIAMEALAGDRVDLLLVMQTEGLESMRWSLAVPRLRGPAFLRDEVTGSLLHEVQVARNARSLYIRLPDVPPLQRAFVKPQSRTLFFDRAGWIRVPRFTLDTPRRSRLPRPGIKRHVISSLA